One bacterium genomic window carries:
- a CDS encoding GTPase domain-containing protein, translating to MLIDFKKHEIKFKIVYYGPGLSGKTTNIKKIYERFMGKKGQLLSIDTRGERTLFFDLLPLELPILKGYKTVFSLYTVPGQVFYKQARKLVLKGADGIIFVADSDKERLEENIAIYKEMHDTLQEFGMWSATKKLPILVQYNKRDHPDALPVSVLEEKVNLYKYPYVLAIATEGKGVFQTLQMMINEVVKTSLRQQQLHFLLQQQKK from the coding sequence GTGTTAATAGATTTCAAGAAGCATGAGATAAAGTTCAAAATTGTTTATTATGGTCCAGGTTTAAGCGGAAAAACCACCAATATCAAGAAAATTTATGAGAGGTTTATGGGCAAGAAAGGACAACTTTTGTCCATTGATACACGAGGTGAAAGAACCCTCTTCTTTGACCTTCTCCCCCTTGAACTTCCGATTTTGAAGGGATATAAAACTGTATTCAGTCTTTATACTGTTCCAGGTCAGGTATTCTATAAGCAAGCAAGGAAGCTGGTCCTAAAAGGTGCAGATGGTATAATTTTTGTAGCTGATTCTGACAAAGAAAGACTTGAAGAGAACATCGCGATCTATAAAGAAATGCATGATACCCTTCAGGAGTTTGGTATGTGGAGCGCAACCAAGAAACTTCCCATTTTAGTTCAATATAACAAGAGGGATCATCCTGATGCGCTACCAGTCTCGGTGCTGGAGGAGAAGGTAAACCTTTACAAATACCCATATGTTTTAGCAATAGCCACAGAAGGCAAAGGTGTTTTTCAAACTTTACAAATGATGATTAACGAAGTAGTTAAAACCTCTTTACGTCAACAGCAGCTTCATTTTCTACTTCAACAGCAGAAAAAGTAG
- a CDS encoding PilT/PilU family type 4a pilus ATPase, with amino-acid sequence MGIDLEKLLLDAKDKEASDVHIKVGHPPIFRIYGKLYFRENYPVVTREDTEELIRTYLTPAKQKELGERFSIDVAFSFPNIGRFRVNIFSQRGTWSFAIRAIPPLIKNIKDLNLPTVLEKIALEDRGLILVTGVAGSGKSTTLAAILNHINVNKAAHIITIEDPIEYLLRDIKSIISQREVGLDVRSFADGLREALRQDPNVIMVGEIRDEETASIALLAAETGHLVLSTLHTLDARETINRIVSIFPAHQQEQIRHQLASVLKAIVSQRLIPRDDIPGRIPACEVMVNTARIREMILDPKRTHEIFDAIADGYIPYGMQTFDQSLYYWYKLGYISEETALAYATKREILELRMKGIASGGEGGRNWEIFERMALRKIQEKGGV; translated from the coding sequence ATGGGAATTGATTTGGAGAAACTCCTTTTAGATGCTAAAGATAAAGAAGCATCAGACGTACACATAAAGGTGGGGCATCCGCCCATCTTTAGAATATATGGAAAACTCTATTTTAGAGAAAATTATCCTGTTGTCACAAGAGAGGACACTGAAGAACTCATAAGAACTTATCTAACACCTGCAAAACAAAAAGAACTCGGGGAAAGATTTAGCATAGACGTTGCTTTTAGCTTTCCAAACATTGGAAGATTTAGGGTAAACATATTCAGCCAGAGGGGTACTTGGTCCTTTGCAATAAGAGCAATTCCGCCTCTCATTAAAAACATTAAAGACCTTAACCTCCCCACTGTTTTAGAAAAAATAGCACTTGAGGATAGGGGGTTAATACTCGTTACGGGCGTGGCGGGTTCAGGGAAATCCACGACCCTTGCTGCCATTTTAAACCATATCAATGTGAATAAAGCAGCACATATTATAACTATCGAGGACCCAATTGAATATCTTTTAAGGGATATTAAAAGCATTATAAGCCAAAGAGAAGTTGGACTCGATGTAAGAAGTTTTGCGGATGGACTCAGAGAAGCACTGAGACAGGATCCAAATGTCATAATGGTAGGAGAAATCAGAGATGAAGAAACGGCGTCTATCGCTTTACTTGCTGCAGAAACAGGACATTTAGTCTTATCTACGCTACACACTCTTGATGCCAGAGAGACCATCAACAGAATTGTCAGTATATTTCCCGCTCACCAACAGGAGCAGATAAGGCATCAACTCGCATCGGTTTTAAAGGCAATTGTTTCACAAAGGCTAATTCCACGAGATGACATACCCGGCAGGATTCCTGCTTGTGAAGTTATGGTAAATACCGCGCGCATAAGAGAAATGATTCTCGACCCAAAAAGAACCCACGAAATTTTTGATGCCATTGCCGATGGTTACATACCATATGGAATGCAAACCTTTGACCAATCTCTATATTACTGGTACAAGTTAGGTTACATTTCAGAAGAAACCGCCCTGGCATATGCAACGAAAAGGGAGATCTTGGAGTTAAGAATGAAAGGAATTGCCTCGGGCGGTGAAGGGGGAAGAAATTGGGAAATTTTTGAAAGAATGGCTTTAAGAAAGATACAGGAAAAAGGAGGAGTTTAA